In Musa acuminata AAA Group cultivar baxijiao chromosome BXJ2-3, Cavendish_Baxijiao_AAA, whole genome shotgun sequence, the following proteins share a genomic window:
- the LOC135608459 gene encoding protein DETOXIFICATION 42-like isoform X2: MRCERLLDSAATSLMSSPLRIFFRDVRHAFKLDELGLEIMGIAFPAALALLADPIASLIDTAFIGHIGPVELAAVGVSIAVFNQVSRIAIFPLVSVTTSFVAEEDAVSKSRSGDPESGEYRRSFSEDSEMKELITHNDHDEHAHTSSASLDKSTTMTECGHHKRIPSASSALAIGGILGFLQTLFLVFGAKPILNYMGIKHDSPMMTPACQYLTLRSLGAPAVLLSLAMQGVFRGLKDTKTPLYATVVGDATNIILDPIFIFVFQLGVSGAAIAHVISQYLIALILLWRLLRQVDILPPSIKDLQFGRFLKNGLLLLARVIAVTFCVTLAASMAARQGSIPMAAFQICLQIWLATSLLADGLAVAGQAILASAFARRDHARATSAASRVLQWGMVLGLVLCIILGTSLQFVSRLFTKDNEVLQLIHIGIPFVALTQPINSLAFVFDGINYGASDFAYSAYSMVLVALVSIACLVVLSSSHGFIGIWIALSIYMSLRMFAGFWRIGTAKGPWSFLGR; encoded by the exons ATGCGCTGTGAGAG GCTGCTGGATTCGGCTGCAACCTCGTTGatgtcttctcctcttcgaatttTCTTCAGGGATGTGAG GCATGCCTTCAAATTGGATGAGCTTGGATTGGAGATCATGGGGATTGCTTTCCCTGCGGCGCTGGCTTTGTTGGCTGATCCGATTGCCTCCCTCATCGACACTGCTTTCATCGGTCACATAG GTCCGGTGGAGCTCGCAGCCGTAGGCGTGTCTATTGCGGTGTTCAATCAAGTATCGAGAATTGCTATTTTTCCACTTGTTAGTGTCACCACATCCTTTGTTGCTGAGGAAGATGCTGTCAGCAAAAGTCGCAGTGGAGACCCAGAAAGCGGAGAATACCGAAGGTCATTTTCTGAGGATAGTGAAATGAAAGAATTGATAACTCACAATG atcatgatgagcatGCACATACCTCATCTGCCTCCTTGGATAAATCTACTACCATGACCGAGTGTGGGCATCATAAACGCATTCCATCAGCCTCTTCAGCATTAGCAATCGGTGGCATACTTGGCTTTCTTCAAACTCTATTTCTGGTTTTTGGAGCAAAACCCATTTTGAACTATATGGGCATAAAACAT GATTCCCCTATGATGACACCAGCATGTCAGTACTTGACATTGCGGTCCCTTGGTGCTCCTGCTGTTCTCTTGTCTCTGGCCATGCAAGGGGTTTTTCGAGGACTTAAGGATACAAAAACTCCTCTTTATGCAACTG TTGTTGGAGATGCAACCAATATAATTTTGGACCCAATATTTATATTCGTGTTCCAATTAGGTGTCAGTGGTGCCGCTATTGCTCATGTTATATCTCA ATACTTAATTGCGTTAATTCTCTTGTGGAGATTACTGAGGCAAGTTGATATCTTGCCACCTAGTATCAAAGATCTGCAGTTTGGTCGATTCCTAAAAAATG GTCTGCTATTGCTTGCACGGGTGATTGCTGTAACATTCTGCGTGACATTAGCAGCATCAATGGCTGCACGACAAGGATCAATTCCCATGGCTGCATTCCAGATATGCTTGCAGATTTGGTTGGCAACTTCTCTTCTTGCTGATGGTTTGGCTGTTGCTGGACAG GCAATACTTGCAAGTGCATTTGCCAGAAGGGATCATGCTAGGGCAACATCCGCTGCTTCGCGTGTTCTGCAG TGGGGTATGGTTCTGGGTCTGGTCCTATGCATCATACTTGGAACCAGTTTGCAATTTGTGTCAAGATTATTCACCAAGGATAATGAAGTGCTTCAACTCATTCATATCGGAATTCCG TTTGTTGCGCTTACTCAGCCAATAAATTCTTTGGCCTTTGTCTTCGATGGCATCAACTATGGAGCATCAGATTTTGCATACTCTGCATATTCCATG GTCCTGGTGGCACTAGTCAGCATTGCATGCCTGGTTGTCCTGTCATCTAGTCATGGTTTCATTGGAATCTGGATAGCTCTATCAATCTACATGAGTTTGCGAATGTTTGCCGGTTTCTGGAG AATAGGGACAGCAAAGGGACCATGGAGCTTTCTTGGGAGGTGA
- the LOC135608459 gene encoding protein DETOXIFICATION 42-like isoform X1 yields MSSLNYRLLDSAATSLMSSPLRIFFRDVRHAFKLDELGLEIMGIAFPAALALLADPIASLIDTAFIGHIGPVELAAVGVSIAVFNQVSRIAIFPLVSVTTSFVAEEDAVSKSRSGDPESGEYRRSFSEDSEMKELITHNDHDEHAHTSSASLDKSTTMTECGHHKRIPSASSALAIGGILGFLQTLFLVFGAKPILNYMGIKHDSPMMTPACQYLTLRSLGAPAVLLSLAMQGVFRGLKDTKTPLYATVVGDATNIILDPIFIFVFQLGVSGAAIAHVISQYLIALILLWRLLRQVDILPPSIKDLQFGRFLKNGLLLLARVIAVTFCVTLAASMAARQGSIPMAAFQICLQIWLATSLLADGLAVAGQAILASAFARRDHARATSAASRVLQWGMVLGLVLCIILGTSLQFVSRLFTKDNEVLQLIHIGIPFVALTQPINSLAFVFDGINYGASDFAYSAYSMVLVALVSIACLVVLSSSHGFIGIWIALSIYMSLRMFAGFWRIGTAKGPWSFLGR; encoded by the exons ATGTCATCTTTGAATTATAGGCTGCTGGATTCGGCTGCAACCTCGTTGatgtcttctcctcttcgaatttTCTTCAGGGATGTGAG GCATGCCTTCAAATTGGATGAGCTTGGATTGGAGATCATGGGGATTGCTTTCCCTGCGGCGCTGGCTTTGTTGGCTGATCCGATTGCCTCCCTCATCGACACTGCTTTCATCGGTCACATAG GTCCGGTGGAGCTCGCAGCCGTAGGCGTGTCTATTGCGGTGTTCAATCAAGTATCGAGAATTGCTATTTTTCCACTTGTTAGTGTCACCACATCCTTTGTTGCTGAGGAAGATGCTGTCAGCAAAAGTCGCAGTGGAGACCCAGAAAGCGGAGAATACCGAAGGTCATTTTCTGAGGATAGTGAAATGAAAGAATTGATAACTCACAATG atcatgatgagcatGCACATACCTCATCTGCCTCCTTGGATAAATCTACTACCATGACCGAGTGTGGGCATCATAAACGCATTCCATCAGCCTCTTCAGCATTAGCAATCGGTGGCATACTTGGCTTTCTTCAAACTCTATTTCTGGTTTTTGGAGCAAAACCCATTTTGAACTATATGGGCATAAAACAT GATTCCCCTATGATGACACCAGCATGTCAGTACTTGACATTGCGGTCCCTTGGTGCTCCTGCTGTTCTCTTGTCTCTGGCCATGCAAGGGGTTTTTCGAGGACTTAAGGATACAAAAACTCCTCTTTATGCAACTG TTGTTGGAGATGCAACCAATATAATTTTGGACCCAATATTTATATTCGTGTTCCAATTAGGTGTCAGTGGTGCCGCTATTGCTCATGTTATATCTCA ATACTTAATTGCGTTAATTCTCTTGTGGAGATTACTGAGGCAAGTTGATATCTTGCCACCTAGTATCAAAGATCTGCAGTTTGGTCGATTCCTAAAAAATG GTCTGCTATTGCTTGCACGGGTGATTGCTGTAACATTCTGCGTGACATTAGCAGCATCAATGGCTGCACGACAAGGATCAATTCCCATGGCTGCATTCCAGATATGCTTGCAGATTTGGTTGGCAACTTCTCTTCTTGCTGATGGTTTGGCTGTTGCTGGACAG GCAATACTTGCAAGTGCATTTGCCAGAAGGGATCATGCTAGGGCAACATCCGCTGCTTCGCGTGTTCTGCAG TGGGGTATGGTTCTGGGTCTGGTCCTATGCATCATACTTGGAACCAGTTTGCAATTTGTGTCAAGATTATTCACCAAGGATAATGAAGTGCTTCAACTCATTCATATCGGAATTCCG TTTGTTGCGCTTACTCAGCCAATAAATTCTTTGGCCTTTGTCTTCGATGGCATCAACTATGGAGCATCAGATTTTGCATACTCTGCATATTCCATG GTCCTGGTGGCACTAGTCAGCATTGCATGCCTGGTTGTCCTGTCATCTAGTCATGGTTTCATTGGAATCTGGATAGCTCTATCAATCTACATGAGTTTGCGAATGTTTGCCGGTTTCTGGAG AATAGGGACAGCAAAGGGACCATGGAGCTTTCTTGGGAGGTGA
- the LOC135608462 gene encoding dehydration-responsive element-binding protein 2E-like, with protein MDNHLRKAPHRSWKKGPARCKGGPQNASCQYRGVRQRTWGKWVAEIREPRKRTRLWLGSFPTAEEAALAYDEAARRLYGPDAYLNLPHLRAHGGKPPVRFEWFPSERDASVMPACGLLNLNAQHNIHAIHQRLQELNNPKPPPPRCSSSSSALPPSSAVGAVEKPQIDLKEFLQQLGVLKPESKATREETDEMAIGLHPSDDFNWDTLLMEDGRWQLDDDVQQQQAGYPISIWDL; from the coding sequence atgGACAACCACCTCCGAAAGGCACCCCACCGGTCGTGGAAGAAGGGCCCCGCCCGCTGCAAAGGTGGCCCCCAGAACGCCTCCTGCCAATACCGCGGAGTACGGCAGCGGACGTGGGGCAAGTGGGTGGCCGAGATCCGGGAGCCCAGGAAGCGGACCCGCCTCTGGCTCGGCTCCTTCCCCACCGCCGAGGAGGCGGCTTTGGCCTACGACGAGGCTGCCCGCCGCCTCTACGGCCCCGACGCCTACCTCAACCTTCCCCACCTCCGCGCCCACGGCGGCAAGCCCCCCGTAAGGTTCGAGTGGTTTCCCTCCGAGAGGGACGCGTCCGTGATGCCCGCCTGCGGCCTCCTCAACCTCAACGCCCAGCACAACATCCACGCCATCCACCAGAGGCTTCAAGAGCTCAACAACCCCAAGCCGCCGCCGCCTCGttgttcctcttcctcctccgccttGCCTCCGAGCTCCGCTGTCGGAGCGGTGGAGAAGCCTCAGATCGATCTCAAGGAGTTCCTCCAGCAGCTGGGAGTGCTGAAGCCGGAGAGCAAGGCGACGCGGGAGGAGACGGATGAAATGGCCATCGGATTGCACCCGAGCGACGACTTCAACTGGGACACGCTGTTGATGGAAGACGGCAGGTGGCAGCTCGACGACGATGTGCAGCAGCAGCAAGCGGGCTATCCTATATCCATATGGGACCTCTGA
- the LOC135608463 gene encoding oleosin H2-like, with the protein MRTSLQAMGDSERERHPTEAVKGHLPEKGGPSTSQALAVATLLPLGGGLLALGGLTLAGSLIGLAVLTPLFLLFSPVLVPAALLVALAVTGFLASGALGLTGLSSMGYLLNQARGMLQRTPEQMEDTKRRVGEVGQRAKEAARSGQRT; encoded by the coding sequence ATGAGAACTTCCCTTCAGGCCATGGGCGACAGCGAGCGCGAGCGGCACCCGACCGAAGCGGTGAAGGGCCACCTCCCGGAGAAAGGCGGCCCCTCGACCTCTCAAGCTCTCGCGGTGGCCACACTGCTCCCCCTCGGCGGCGGCCTACTCGCCCTCGGCGGGCTCACGCTCGCCGGCTCGCTGATAGGGCTCGCCGTGCTGACGCCGCTGTTCCTGCTGTTCAGCCCGGTGCTGGTGCCTGCGGCGCTCCTGGTGGCGCTGGCGGTGACCGGGTTCCTGGCGTCGGGCGCCTTGGGGCTTACGGGGTTGTCGTCGATGGGGTACCTGCTGAACCAGGCGAGAGGGATGTTGCAGAGGACGCCGGAGCAGATGGAGGACACGAAGCGAAGGGTGGGGGAGGTGGGACAGAGAGCGAAGGAGGCCGCGCGTTCCGGTCAGAGAACCTAA